DNA sequence from the Pseudoduganella plicata genome:
CCGACGGTGGCGCGGGCGGCGGTACCGCCGCGCTGCGCACGCAACTGGCTGAAGGCTACGCGCTGGAGATCGCCGGCTACCTCCTCAACCCCGCGCTGGCGGCGGCCATCGACGCCCACGATGCGGGCGCCATGCCGCCGCCCTGCCCGGTGCATTGGCTGGAAGTGGTACCCGAGGCCGGACGGCCGTTGCCGTCCGCCGCGGCCCGCATCGTCGGACGCTGGCAGGATGCCGGCATCCTCGTGGACGCGCGTGCGGTGCCCGGGCCGCAGTTCTGGGCGACGCAGGAAATCGCCACGTGTCCCGCCTTGCTCGACCAGACCCGTCACGTCTTGCAGCCCCTCCATCATGCAGCCGGATGAACTGGCCCTGTCCTTTCCCTGCGCGGGCGACTGGCTGACGGGCATCCTCAGCCCCGCCGGCGATGCGCCACAGCGCGGCGTGCTGATCGCCGTCGGCGGACCACAGTACCGGGCCGGCAGCCATCGCCAGTTTGCCCTGCTGGCCCGCAGCCTGGCCACTCGCGGCATCCCCGCACTGCGCTTCGATTACCGCGGCATGGGCGACAGCACCGGCGAGCAGCGCGACTTCACCGACGTCGATGCCGACCTGCGCGCCGCCATCGACGCGTTCTGCGCCCGCGTGCCCAGCCTGCGCGAGGTCGTCATCTGGGGCCTGTGCGACGCCGCTTCGGCCGCGCTGTTCTATGCGGGGCAGGACGAGCGCGTCAAGGGACTGGTGCTGCTGAACCCCTGGGCACGGACGGAAGCGGGACTTGCCGGCACCACGTTGCGCCACTACTACCGCGCGCGGCTGCTGCAGCCGGACCTGTGGAGAAAACTCGTCAGCGGCCGCTTCGACTGGCGCGCGGCGGCTGGCGGATTTTTCAGGCTGGCCGGCAAGGCGCTGCGCCGTCCCGCCTCGGCACCGGCCGAGAGCCCTGGCCTGCATGAGCGCATGCTGCGCGGCATGCGCGCGTTTGGCGGCAACGTGCTGCTGATCGACAGCGGCAACGACCTGACGGCCAGGGAATTTCTCGACATGGCAGGGGCGTCGCCGGCATGGCGCCGCCTGCTGGCCGCGCCGCAGGTGCAGCGCCGCACGCTCGCCGAGGCCGACCACACGTTCTCGCGCCGCGCCTGGCGCGACCAGGTCGCCGACTGGACCGCCGACTGGGTGCGCGCATGGTGAAGCGCGTGCTGATGATCGCTTTCCACTTTCCGCCGCTGCACGGCAGCAGCGGCATCCAGCGCACGCTCAAGTTTTCGCAATATCTGCCCGCGCTGGGCTGGCAGCCGCTGGTGCTGACGGCGCACCCGCGCGCCTACGAACGCCAGGG
Encoded proteins:
- a CDS encoding hydrolase 1, exosortase A system-associated — translated: MQPDELALSFPCAGDWLTGILSPAGDAPQRGVLIAVGGPQYRAGSHRQFALLARSLATRGIPALRFDYRGMGDSTGEQRDFTDVDADLRAAIDAFCARVPSLREVVIWGLCDAASAALFYAGQDERVKGLVLLNPWARTEAGLAGTTLRHYYRARLLQPDLWRKLVSGRFDWRAAAGGFFRLAGKALRRPASAPAESPGLHERMLRGMRAFGGNVLLIDSGNDLTAREFLDMAGASPAWRRLLAAPQVQRRTLAEADHTFSRRAWRDQVADWTADWVRAW